The following coding sequences lie in one Myxococcus virescens genomic window:
- the traA gene encoding outer membrane exchange protein TraA family protein, giving the protein MRLLRIFMLLLCGLSIPRTASAQAVMVSGPPVAPLPEATGAGLCVATSVSRNPAADFPQAQSTYIAGINAFMEANRGNRVTSVLRTPVDLSNNLNDGRTLSYGDFTGAVAGCPVGGCDFGYRDAVTSFATRLRGFIAVTSDMVDRPLHFGFYADDSVSLALFDRDQTSYPVIIRPPTLGVPTWRATNTVHFAQSGLYGVEVLHTNVGEHAALEMSVYDGVFTDFERAATMPPIINLATEGFVLVTPGMFHQMESGQPSFPAPTECAQCNRQFANAPGNGGCEAGYRCNAAALCAPCDSSLFCGDSCSPCGASTPYCVSQSEGFVCAQCQDANDCVAPDECHLPICTETGNCASTPVEDGTECTGGTCQQGECRPVDAGTPDAGEADAGEADAGAADAGPLDAGATDAGEADAGPLDAGATDAGEADAGPLDAGATDAGEADAGGPGEVDGGSHPGVDGGSTGTDGGNPTADSGVPAGDAGSVDGGSPEDPSEPESGCGCQGGPSALFPMALLALSLVVRRGRR; this is encoded by the coding sequence ATGCGATTGCTCCGCATCTTCATGCTCTTGTTGTGTGGATTGTCCATTCCTCGCACTGCCAGCGCTCAGGCCGTCATGGTGAGTGGACCTCCCGTGGCGCCCCTTCCCGAGGCGACGGGGGCGGGCCTCTGCGTCGCGACGAGCGTCTCGCGGAATCCCGCGGCTGACTTCCCCCAGGCTCAGTCGACCTATATCGCTGGTATCAATGCCTTCATGGAGGCGAACCGGGGCAACCGCGTCACTTCGGTGCTGCGGACGCCCGTGGACCTGTCCAACAATCTCAATGACGGGAGGACACTGAGCTACGGGGACTTCACCGGGGCCGTCGCGGGCTGCCCCGTCGGCGGGTGTGACTTCGGCTACAGAGATGCCGTCACATCCTTCGCGACCCGCCTGCGTGGCTTCATCGCTGTCACGAGCGACATGGTCGACAGGCCTCTGCACTTCGGGTTCTACGCCGACGACTCGGTGAGCCTGGCGCTCTTCGACCGCGACCAGACGAGCTACCCGGTCATCATCCGTCCGCCGACGCTCGGCGTACCGACGTGGCGCGCCACCAACACGGTCCACTTCGCGCAGTCGGGACTCTACGGCGTGGAGGTGCTCCACACGAACGTCGGGGAGCACGCCGCGCTCGAGATGTCGGTCTACGACGGCGTTTTCACGGACTTCGAGAGGGCAGCGACCATGCCGCCCATCATCAATCTGGCTACCGAGGGCTTCGTGCTCGTCACGCCCGGGATGTTCCATCAGATGGAATCGGGGCAGCCCTCGTTCCCAGCTCCCACCGAGTGCGCCCAATGCAACCGTCAGTTCGCCAACGCGCCAGGGAATGGGGGATGCGAGGCAGGCTACCGCTGCAACGCGGCGGCCTTGTGCGCTCCCTGTGATTCGTCGCTCTTCTGTGGGGATTCGTGCTCTCCGTGCGGTGCATCGACGCCGTACTGTGTGAGTCAGAGCGAGGGCTTCGTCTGCGCGCAGTGTCAGGATGCGAATGACTGTGTGGCGCCGGATGAATGCCACCTGCCTATCTGCACGGAGACGGGCAACTGTGCCTCCACTCCCGTGGAGGATGGCACGGAGTGCACGGGAGGGACCTGCCAGCAGGGCGAGTGCAGGCCCGTGGACGCGGGGACCCCCGACGCGGGAGAGGCGGACGCGGGGGAGGCGGACGCTGGAGCGGCGGACGCGGGGCCCCTCGATGCGGGAGCGACGGATGCGGGAGAGGCGGACGCGGGGCCCCTCGATGCGGGAGCGACGGATGCAGGAGAGGCGGACGCGGGGCCCCTTGATGCGGGAGCGACGGACGCGGGAGAGGCGGACGCAGGTGGGCCTGGTGAGGTGGACGGCGGCTCCCACCCTGGCGTGGATGGGGGAAGCACGGGCACGGACGGTGGAAATCCCACCGCGGACTCGGGAGTTCCGGCCGGGGACGCGGGCTCCGTGGATGGAGGCTCGCCGGAGGACCCTTCGGAGCCGGAGTCTGGCTGCGGCTGTCAGGGTGGTCCGTCCGCGCTGTTCCCCATGGCCCTGCTCGCGCTATCGCTCGTCGTGAGACGCGGCCGGCGATAG
- a CDS encoding 50S ribosomal protein L11 methyltransferase, which produces MNDRLSADTALKRVRRGEFLLYSGDFHNAKQLLGALSRRLPRPAKARSPLEAFRAERRARQLEHETLSRIVVSLDRDYRLGLARAPDTSLACHQVWGASTTDTTVVPLKQLLGMLGAAEWRRKGLAVPGLTGLLHPHYGVYLPTRTDYVELLNSFTEVKGKRVFDIGTGTGVLSFILLQRGAASVQATDCDSRAVACSRENAERLGLGKRFQVAEADLFPKGTADLVVCNPPWIPEPPKNRVDRAVFDEDSQFLRRFLEGLSASLAPGGVGLLLLSDLAVLLGLRSPGWLEAEFERCGLSVQWARSTPARHSKAKDTSDPLHMARSRERTTLYCLKPVRP; this is translated from the coding sequence GTGAATGACCGACTCAGCGCGGATACGGCGCTCAAGCGGGTGCGCCGAGGCGAGTTCCTGCTGTACTCCGGTGACTTCCATAACGCGAAGCAGCTCCTCGGCGCGCTGAGCCGGCGGCTGCCGCGGCCAGCGAAGGCGCGCTCGCCGCTGGAAGCATTCCGCGCCGAGCGGCGGGCCCGGCAGCTCGAACACGAGACGCTGTCGCGCATCGTGGTGTCTCTCGACCGCGATTACCGGCTCGGGCTCGCGCGGGCACCGGACACTTCACTGGCATGTCATCAGGTATGGGGGGCTTCAACGACGGACACCACGGTGGTCCCGCTCAAACAACTCCTCGGCATGCTCGGGGCGGCGGAGTGGCGTCGCAAGGGTCTCGCTGTTCCTGGCCTCACTGGGCTGCTTCACCCGCACTACGGCGTCTACCTTCCGACCCGCACCGATTACGTGGAGTTGCTGAACTCCTTCACGGAGGTGAAGGGCAAGCGCGTGTTCGACATCGGCACTGGGACCGGCGTGCTCTCATTCATCCTCCTCCAGCGGGGCGCGGCGTCCGTGCAGGCGACTGATTGTGACTCTCGCGCCGTGGCCTGTTCCCGGGAGAACGCGGAGCGGCTCGGGCTCGGCAAGCGCTTCCAGGTGGCCGAGGCCGACTTGTTCCCGAAGGGCACGGCGGACCTCGTGGTGTGCAACCCACCCTGGATTCCCGAACCGCCCAAGAACCGGGTGGACCGCGCGGTGTTCGACGAGGACAGCCAGTTCCTGCGGCGCTTTCTCGAAGGACTCTCCGCTTCGCTTGCTCCTGGGGGAGTGGGCCTGCTGCTCCTGTCGGACCTCGCGGTGCTGCTCGGCCTTCGCTCACCCGGGTGGCTCGAAGCGGAGTTCGAACGGTGCGGCCTGTCGGTGCAGTGGGCCCGGTCGACCCCTGCGCGGCATTCGAAAGCGAAGGACACGTCAGACCCGCTGCACATGGCGCGCTCTCGCGAGCGCACCACGCTCTACTGCCTGAAGCCGGTGCGCCCGTAG
- a CDS encoding lipid-binding SYLF domain-containing protein — MKPEQEKTLHEEAVATVDRLVLKHPELKKELEQVEGYAVFPSLGRASLVLGGSYGHGEVFEKGKPIGFATLSQLTLGVQVGGQTLSELIFFHDRDALEAFKGGKVAFAANASAVLVKAAASGTINYAKCVAHAYSRGGMLLEASLGGQKFTFIPQSGASERGNGGLMQRFRRQDASEENGADDTGQRPRLQASQPPPALTTGLTAAALLLTRIIKAQASARHE, encoded by the coding sequence ATGAAGCCAGAGCAGGAAAAGACGCTTCACGAAGAGGCCGTGGCAACGGTGGACCGCCTGGTGCTCAAGCACCCGGAGCTGAAGAAAGAGCTGGAGCAGGTAGAGGGCTATGCCGTCTTCCCCTCGCTGGGCAGGGCATCGCTGGTCCTCGGCGGCTCATACGGCCACGGCGAGGTCTTCGAGAAGGGCAAGCCGATTGGCTTCGCCACGCTGAGCCAGTTGACCCTCGGAGTCCAGGTGGGCGGACAGACCCTGAGCGAGCTCATCTTCTTCCATGACCGTGATGCCCTTGAAGCGTTCAAGGGAGGAAAGGTGGCCTTCGCCGCCAACGCCTCCGCCGTGCTCGTGAAGGCGGCGGCGTCCGGAACCATCAACTATGCGAAGTGCGTTGCTCACGCCTACTCGCGTGGCGGCATGCTGCTCGAGGCCTCCCTGGGCGGACAGAAGTTCACGTTCATTCCGCAGTCGGGCGCATCGGAGCGAGGGAACGGAGGCCTGATGCAGCGCTTCCGCAGGCAGGATGCGTCCGAGGAGAACGGGGCCGATGACACTGGGCAGCGTCCGCGGCTGCAAGCATCGCAGCCCCCTCCTGCCCTGACCACAGGGCTGACGGCTGCCGCCCTGCTGCTCACCCGGATCATCAAGGCGCAGGCCAGTGCTCGCCACGAATGA
- a CDS encoding flavin monoamine oxidase family protein, with the protein MSERVIILGAGLAGLAAAHALVLAGRDVVVLEARSRVGGRVLTLRQPFVDGMYAEAGAKYVLSGHSTVLGLARRLGLELDPLPVPHTSALRPFHLRGRRILAPFGDDTGLPHVLRADEQQLGLSGLYRRYVSLLVEAVGDPFHESWPGPGATHLDGLTLREALAERGASSAAIDAVSLGRFDLVGDGIDASSALGVLRRELLTVGRGGSSAYTLRGGSDRLPVALAEALGGRIQFGWAAKRIEQEQGTVRVYCRGSTGEHRTFTAERLVCAIPFSVLRGVELVPAFSADKLRAIRELEHTSVVRTFIQYRRRLWTEWGWSSGWLTDLPIMHVLDAAPTQPPPSGILEAYRVGPCARAAGLLSEEERIAMAVRGLSQFAPELSSEVQCGTSYAWDLDPWARGAFAWFRPRQLTQWGRALTTREGRVHFAGDQTSPMPGWMEGALLSGQRAALEILSGASGACMAEGLHGA; encoded by the coding sequence ATGAGCGAACGCGTCATCATTCTGGGCGCGGGCCTCGCAGGACTGGCGGCAGCGCATGCGCTTGTCCTCGCAGGCCGGGACGTCGTCGTGCTCGAGGCGCGCTCTCGAGTTGGTGGCCGGGTCCTGACCCTGCGGCAGCCGTTCGTGGACGGAATGTACGCCGAGGCGGGCGCGAAGTATGTCCTCAGCGGGCACTCGACGGTCCTCGGCTTGGCGAGGAGGCTCGGCCTGGAGCTCGACCCGCTGCCAGTTCCGCACACGTCGGCCTTGCGGCCCTTCCATCTTCGGGGACGTCGCATCCTGGCCCCCTTCGGTGATGACACGGGCCTCCCGCATGTCCTGAGGGCGGATGAGCAGCAGCTCGGCCTTTCTGGCCTCTATCGGAGGTACGTGTCTCTCCTCGTGGAGGCTGTCGGCGACCCCTTCCATGAGTCCTGGCCCGGTCCAGGCGCGACCCACCTCGATGGCCTGACCCTTCGTGAGGCCCTCGCGGAACGGGGCGCTTCTTCAGCGGCCATTGACGCGGTGAGCCTGGGACGGTTTGACCTCGTGGGTGATGGTATCGACGCGAGCTCGGCGCTTGGGGTACTTCGACGGGAGTTGCTGACGGTCGGCAGAGGCGGCTCGAGCGCCTACACCTTGAGGGGCGGAAGTGACCGGCTGCCCGTCGCCCTGGCGGAAGCGCTCGGTGGAAGGATTCAGTTCGGATGGGCTGCGAAGCGCATCGAGCAGGAACAGGGGACCGTCCGCGTGTACTGCCGCGGCAGCACGGGAGAACACAGAACGTTCACAGCGGAGCGGCTCGTGTGCGCCATTCCGTTCTCAGTCCTTCGTGGCGTTGAGCTCGTCCCTGCTTTCTCGGCGGACAAGCTACGGGCGATTCGCGAGCTCGAGCATACGTCCGTCGTGCGCACCTTCATTCAATACCGGCGCCGCCTCTGGACAGAGTGGGGGTGGTCGAGTGGGTGGCTGACGGACCTCCCCATCATGCATGTCCTCGACGCCGCACCGACACAACCTCCGCCGTCAGGCATCCTCGAAGCGTATCGCGTGGGCCCGTGCGCCCGCGCGGCGGGCCTTCTCTCCGAGGAGGAGCGCATTGCCATGGCTGTGCGGGGCCTGAGCCAGTTCGCGCCGGAGCTGTCCTCCGAAGTGCAGTGCGGAACCTCCTACGCATGGGACCTGGACCCTTGGGCTCGGGGGGCCTTTGCGTGGTTCCGGCCGAGGCAGCTCACGCAGTGGGGGCGTGCGCTCACAACGCGCGAAGGCAGGGTCCACTTCGCCGGAGACCAAACCTCCCCCATGCCCGGCTGGATGGAGGGAGCGCTCTTGTCAGGCCAACGCGCCGCCCTTGAAATCCTTTCAGGCGCCAGCGGGGCGTGCATGGCCGAGGGCCTGCACGGCGCCTGA
- a CDS encoding YcaO-like family protein — translation MGVQSGVVLLEMARGSSILQTRRALMEIRGLPFALLVSILGDVRRGGSAAVVRALVKAGVDPTGARELGARLEEEGALGRGAPRWMDEQALRKELGITGRLRLGPLRTADLSENSGALIQLSATRWRSAGSGVCIACGLLWEVQSADAPDEAAAVANALPRRAVIALGTADLTALRKAMKPHSRDARAWTEGAYGRPGTRRIRSRPAAGCACSANRGAANHIGKLEGSRMAGAALGRLGIATREATVRGRRGAPPIVTLSWGAATLRLRKRGRPVVSGHFLAQVGVGASLEERRLTARAEAIERASSLLRVPDVCATPARALEQPFLPMLDWDLYTPEQYASPGFPYAPVTQDTPLDWVRATDAETGEQLLVPAAFTTSERLVGPRFLCASSNGVATHTSDDAALRSALLEVVERDALQLAWYRGQGARRLDMATLDIDEGVSRHFKGSCWTLHCSYLPGRAGLHVIALIAEATGEGAFPKGGTLLAAAAAGDPAVAVHRALREMRMLTEAVALRRELAIDFEALRRPPVLENYWLIDSLLDITLLYLNPAMRSAVDLLLEGPPVALPRVRVPDTAGELVTRFRQHGLRTLVINLTLAAASPFRTCQALVLGTQPLAFCPSLLRLGSGLLPRRLPPRNPQLPSSPLELRRGLLNPYLLPLA, via the coding sequence TCGTCCGCGCGCTGGTGAAGGCGGGTGTCGACCCTACCGGCGCCAGGGAGCTCGGAGCACGGCTCGAAGAGGAAGGGGCGCTGGGGCGAGGTGCGCCACGCTGGATGGACGAGCAAGCCCTCCGCAAGGAATTGGGAATCACCGGCAGGCTGCGACTGGGACCTCTTCGCACGGCCGACCTCTCCGAGAACAGCGGAGCACTCATCCAGCTGAGCGCCACACGTTGGCGAAGCGCTGGCAGCGGTGTGTGTATCGCCTGTGGTCTGCTCTGGGAGGTTCAGAGCGCGGATGCGCCCGATGAGGCCGCCGCAGTGGCGAATGCGCTCCCGCGCCGCGCCGTGATTGCGCTGGGGACAGCCGATCTGACGGCGCTCCGGAAAGCCATGAAGCCGCATTCCCGCGATGCGCGTGCCTGGACAGAGGGCGCCTACGGGCGGCCAGGCACCAGACGCATCCGTTCTCGGCCCGCGGCGGGATGCGCGTGCTCCGCGAACCGGGGCGCGGCGAACCACATCGGCAAGCTGGAGGGCTCGCGGATGGCTGGTGCCGCGCTGGGGCGCCTGGGAATCGCGACGCGCGAAGCCACGGTCCGTGGCAGGCGGGGGGCTCCTCCCATTGTCACCCTGAGCTGGGGAGCCGCCACCCTGCGTCTTCGGAAACGAGGTCGTCCCGTGGTGTCAGGACATTTCCTGGCCCAGGTGGGCGTCGGAGCATCCCTGGAGGAGCGGAGGCTGACTGCGCGAGCAGAGGCCATCGAGCGTGCCTCGTCCCTCCTTCGTGTGCCCGACGTCTGCGCGACTCCGGCGCGTGCGCTCGAGCAACCGTTCCTGCCCATGCTTGATTGGGACCTCTACACGCCCGAGCAGTACGCAAGCCCGGGGTTTCCCTACGCGCCAGTCACCCAGGACACGCCACTGGATTGGGTCAGGGCCACGGATGCGGAGACCGGTGAGCAATTGCTCGTTCCTGCAGCTTTCACGACTTCCGAACGGCTCGTGGGCCCGCGCTTCCTGTGTGCCTCATCCAATGGCGTCGCGACACATACGAGCGATGATGCCGCGTTGCGGTCCGCGCTCCTGGAGGTGGTAGAGCGCGATGCGCTCCAGCTCGCCTGGTACCGAGGTCAAGGGGCGCGGCGCCTCGACATGGCTACGCTCGACATTGATGAGGGGGTGTCGCGTCATTTCAAGGGTTCGTGCTGGACTCTCCACTGCTCGTACCTGCCCGGTCGCGCCGGCCTTCACGTCATCGCACTCATCGCCGAGGCGACAGGAGAGGGGGCGTTCCCCAAAGGAGGGACGCTCCTCGCCGCCGCAGCCGCGGGAGACCCGGCAGTGGCCGTGCACCGAGCGCTCCGTGAAATGCGAATGTTGACGGAGGCGGTGGCCCTTCGTCGGGAGCTTGCGATTGACTTCGAGGCGCTCCGGCGGCCCCCGGTCCTGGAGAACTACTGGCTCATCGACTCCCTCCTCGACATCACGTTGCTCTACTTGAACCCCGCGATGCGGAGCGCTGTCGACCTGCTCCTGGAAGGCCCCCCGGTGGCGCTCCCTCGGGTTCGAGTCCCCGACACGGCGGGGGAGCTCGTCACGAGGTTCCGACAGCATGGGCTGCGCACCCTGGTCATCAATCTCACACTGGCGGCGGCCTCTCCGTTCCGGACTTGCCAGGCGCTGGTCCTTGGGACGCAGCCTCTGGCGTTCTGTCCGAGCCTGTTACGCCTCGGGAGTGGGCTGCTGCCGCGCCGCCTCCCCCCGCGCAATCCCCAACTGCCCTCATCGCCGCTCGAGCTCAGGCGAGGGCTGCTGAATCCGTACCTGCTTCCGCTGGCATGA